The sequence below is a genomic window from Granulicatella elegans.
TGGTGGTTTTCAAGTATTCTCTTTAAGTGATATGAGAAGAATTGAAGAAGAGGGCGTACATTTTAGAAACCATTTAAATGGGTCAAAATTATTCTTGTCTCCAGAAATTTCAATTGATGTTCAAAATAAACTTGGAGCGGATATTATTATGAGTTTTGATGAATGTCCAGATTTCCATCATACTCATGATTATGTGAAAAATTCCATTGCTCGTACGACAAGATGGGCAGAACGTGGATTGAAAGCTCATAAATCTCCAGAAACTCAAGCTTTATTTGGAATTTTACAAGGGGCAGGATACAAAGATTTACGAATGGATCATGCTAAGGATATGATTTCACTTGATTTTCCAGGGTATTCTATTGGTGGATTATCTGTAGGGGAAACAAAGCAAGAAATGAATGAAGTACTAGACTATGTGACACCACTGATTCCATCTCATAAACCACGTTATTTAATGGGAGTAGGTTCTCCTGACTCATTAATTGATGGAGTGATCCGTGGAGTTGATATGTTTGACTGTGTACTTCCAACACGTATTGCAAGAAATGGTACTTGTATGACGAGTGCCGGACGTCTTGTTGTGAAAAATGCGAAATATGAACGTGATTTCCGTCCAATCGATGAAAAATGTAATTGCTACACATGTCGCAATTACTCTCGTGCCTATATTCGTCATTTATTTAAAGCAGATGAAACATTTGGCTTACGTTTAACAAGTTACCATAATTTATACTTCTTATTAAACTTAATGAAACAAGTTCGACAAGCCATTATGGATGATAATTTATTAGAATTTAGAGAAGCATTTTTCGAAGAATATGGATTTAATAAAGAAAATGCTCGTAATTTCTAGTATTCTTTGGAAAAATTTGATACAGTAGTAATACATTAAATGAAGGAGTGTTAAAAATGAATCAATTAGCATTAATGTTACTTTATATTGTAGCTTTAGGAGGAGCTTGGTGGTTTTTTGGTCGTAAAAATCGAGAGCGTACTAAAAAAATACAAGAGCAAATGAATGCTTTGAAAGCAGGTGACCACATTGTTACGATTGGTGGTTTACATGGAGTTGTTCATTATATTGATACGGATGCACAAACTGTTGAAATCGATTGTGAAGGTGTTTATTTAACTTTTGAACGTCGTGCGATTCATCATGTTGTTCCAACTGTAGGCGATAGTGGTTTA
It includes:
- the tgt gene encoding tRNA guanosine(34) transglycosylase Tgt; amino-acid sequence: MTQPAVTYRLIKTEKHTGARLGEIITPHGTFPTPMFMPVGTLATVKSMSPEELDEMGANIILSNTYHLWLRPGADIVDEAGKLHNFMNWKKGILTDSGGFQVFSLSDMRRIEEEGVHFRNHLNGSKLFLSPEISIDVQNKLGADIIMSFDECPDFHHTHDYVKNSIARTTRWAERGLKAHKSPETQALFGILQGAGYKDLRMDHAKDMISLDFPGYSIGGLSVGETKQEMNEVLDYVTPLIPSHKPRYLMGVGSPDSLIDGVIRGVDMFDCVLPTRIARNGTCMTSAGRLVVKNAKYERDFRPIDEKCNCYTCRNYSRAYIRHLFKADETFGLRLTSYHNLYFLLNLMKQVRQAIMDDNLLEFREAFFEEYGFNKENARNF
- the yajC gene encoding preprotein translocase subunit YajC → MNQLALMLLYIVALGGAWWFFGRKNRERTKKIQEQMNALKAGDHIVTIGGLHGVVHYIDTDAQTVEIDCEGVYLTFERRAIHHVVPTVGDSGLAVADAE